One segment of Deltaproteobacteria bacterium DNA contains the following:
- a CDS encoding energy transducer TonB has translation MRRLLYCLLGSAVFHAALLWVPLPMGAGGADADDLLLVRVRFVGAPASDAVKRSPPRNEQTKRHGKARQARTDPRRVTSQPPRAEPLPPARVSKATPVASKPVVAATRPKPATEPSRTKPVAATPARTEPAPKPRRTRALVRREEPAQPDTVEGADGAAADPLNAGTVPSDQEAEGARDMARGTPAAQVTAGGEFSPVRYARTVKPRYPRKARRAGWEGTTLLKVLVNPDGAPGRVAVERTSGFDILDEAAVKAVRRWRFHAARRGVAPLSSWVRIPVAFRLEEVRR, from the coding sequence GTGCGCCGTCTTCTGTACTGCCTGTTGGGGTCCGCGGTGTTCCACGCCGCGCTGTTGTGGGTGCCCTTGCCCATGGGCGCCGGGGGTGCGGACGCGGACGACCTGCTGCTCGTGCGGGTGCGGTTCGTCGGGGCGCCCGCGAGCGATGCCGTTAAGCGGTCGCCACCGCGGAACGAACAGACCAAACGACACGGGAAGGCGCGCCAGGCACGGACCGACCCGCGGCGCGTCACATCGCAGCCGCCGCGCGCCGAGCCCCTGCCGCCGGCACGCGTGTCCAAAGCCACACCGGTTGCATCAAAGCCCGTGGTGGCGGCGACACGGCCCAAGCCAGCCACCGAACCGAGTCGGACGAAACCGGTCGCGGCCACGCCCGCTCGCACCGAACCGGCGCCGAAACCGCGGCGAACGCGAGCCCTGGTACGGAGAGAGGAGCCCGCCCAGCCGGACACGGTGGAAGGCGCTGATGGTGCGGCGGCAGATCCATTGAACGCCGGCACCGTCCCTTCGGACCAGGAAGCCGAAGGCGCGCGCGACATGGCTCGCGGCACGCCCGCGGCGCAGGTCACGGCCGGTGGGGAGTTCAGCCCGGTCCGTTACGCGCGGACCGTCAAGCCGCGCTATCCGCGCAAGGCGCGCCGCGCCGGCTGGGAAGGCACAACGCTGCTCAAGGTGCTCGTCAACCCGGACGGCGCACCGGGCCGCGTCGCGGTGGAACGCACGTCGGGCTTCGACATTCTCGACGAAGCCGCCGTGAAGGCGGTGCGGCGCTGGCGGTTCCACGCGGCGCGGCGCGGGGTCGCGCCCTTGTCGAGCTGGGTACGGATCCCCGTAGCGTTCAGATTGGAGGAGGTTCGTCGATGA